GTCCCACGAGACGACATCGACCACCTGAACTACGGGAACTTCATGGGGGCGCTCGCGGAGCGACAGGCCCACCAGGCCCCGCTGATGGCCGAAGCCGGCGGCCTGCAGTGTCCCGCGACCCGGTACGAGGAAGCCTGCGCTTCGGCGGGCGTGGCAGTCCGCGAGGCCGTGAAGTCGATTCGCTCGGGCGAGCGTGACGTGATGCTCGCCGGCGGGATGGAACGCATGACGAACATGGGTACTGCGGGGGCGACCGAGGGGCTGGCAATCGCCGCCGACGAACTCCACGAGGTGCACGCGGGGATCACCTTCCCCGGCGCGTACGCGCTGATGGCGAGCGCGTACTTCGACCAGTACGGCGGCAGCAGAGCAGACCTCGCGAACGTCGCGGTCAAGAACCACGCGAACGCCCTCGGCAACGAGTACGCGCAGTACCAGCGCGAGATCACGGTCGCGGAGGCGATGGACAGTCCGCCGGTGGCCGATCCCCTCCATCTCTTCGACGCCTGTCCGATCACCGACGGCGCGGCCGGTCTCGTCCTCGTGTCGGGCGAGTACGCCGACGAACACGCCGTCGACGCGCCCGTCACGATCACCGGCACGGGACAGGGTGGCGACAAGATGGCTCTCCAAGATAGAGAATACCTCGCACAGACCCCCGCCGCCCGCGATGCGGCCGACGAAGCCTACGCAGAGGCGGGCGTCAAACCGCAGGACGTGGACGTGGCGGAGGTCCACGACTGCTTCACCATCGCGGAAGTCCTCGCGCTCGAAGCACTCGGCTTCTACGAGGTCGGTGAGGGTATCGGCGCGGCCCGGCGCGGCGAGACCACCCGCGACGGCGACCGGCCGGTCAACCTCTCCGGCGGCCTGAAGGCGAAGGGCCACCCGGTCGGCGCGACCGGTGCGAGTCAGATCGCCGAACTGACCCGACTCCTGCGCGGTGACCACCCGAACAGCGACGCGGTGCCGGACGCCGAGGTCGGCCTGGCCCACAACGCGGGCGGGACGGTCGCCAGTGCCGTGGTCCACGTGCTGGAGGTGGCCCGATGAGCACCCACGGCGCGGACGAGACGCCACGGGACGCGGGCTACGACGACTGGCTCGACGGCATCGAGGCCGGCGAGGGAATCTACCTCTCGTGTCCGAACGACCACGGCTCGCTCCCGCCGCGCAGGGTCTGTCCACACTGTGGCTCGCCCGAACTCACCGAGGAGCCACTGCCCGGCACGGGCGAGATCGAGTCGGTCACGGTAGTCCACGTCGCCGCGCCGAGTCACGCCGACGACGTCCCCTACGCGACCGCCATCGCGGACTTCGGCCCGGTCCGACTGACGGGGATGGTTCGCGGTGTCGAACCGGACGCTGTCGAGGTCGGCACGACGGTAGCGCCGACGGTCGAGCGCACCGAGACGCGCGACGAGCGCGTCCTGGTGTTCAGACCTCGGTAGCGTCGTCGGCGTCGTCGGCCGCTG
This genomic window from Salinirubrum litoreum contains:
- a CDS encoding thiolase domain-containing protein — its product is MTEVHVAGVGLTHFGRHPERTGRDLFGEAVQRAVTDAGVPRDDIDHLNYGNFMGALAERQAHQAPLMAEAGGLQCPATRYEEACASAGVAVREAVKSIRSGERDVMLAGGMERMTNMGTAGATEGLAIAADELHEVHAGITFPGAYALMASAYFDQYGGSRADLANVAVKNHANALGNEYAQYQREITVAEAMDSPPVADPLHLFDACPITDGAAGLVLVSGEYADEHAVDAPVTITGTGQGGDKMALQDREYLAQTPAARDAADEAYAEAGVKPQDVDVAEVHDCFTIAEVLALEALGFYEVGEGIGAARRGETTRDGDRPVNLSGGLKAKGHPVGATGASQIAELTRLLRGDHPNSDAVPDAEVGLAHNAGGTVASAVVHVLEVAR
- a CDS encoding Zn-ribbon domain-containing OB-fold protein, which translates into the protein MSTHGADETPRDAGYDDWLDGIEAGEGIYLSCPNDHGSLPPRRVCPHCGSPELTEEPLPGTGEIESVTVVHVAAPSHADDVPYATAIADFGPVRLTGMVRGVEPDAVEVGTTVAPTVERTETRDERVLVFRPR